A stretch of the Aegilops tauschii subsp. strangulata cultivar AL8/78 chromosome 4, Aet v6.0, whole genome shotgun sequence genome encodes the following:
- the LOC109749323 gene encoding uncharacterized protein, whose translation MAGCCVFLRRPSTSSAYRLGYHSLDGDHEAGPPPAPASVTVVVGKERRVFAVDQLVLDTYPFRVLLETAARKEERRGKALFVDVDAILFEHILWLAGCHDRSAVSLLQPDLKDIIDFYSQDA comes from the coding sequence ATGGCCGGCTGCTGCGTCTTCCTCCGGCGGCCGTCGACCTCCTCCGCCTACCGCCTCGGGTACCACTCcctcgacggcgaccacgaggccGGCCCGCCCCCGGCCCCGGCGTCGGTGACGGTGGTGGTCGGGAAGGAGCGGCGGGTGTTCGCGGTGGACCAGCTGGTGCTCGACACCTACCCGTTCCGGGTGCTCCTGGAGACGGCGGCCAGGAAGGAGGAGCGCAGGGGCAAGGCCCTCTTCGTGGACGTCGACGCCATCCTCTTCGAGCACATCCTCTGGCTCGCCGGCTGCCACGACCGCTCCGCCGTCTCCCTCCTCCAGCCCGACCTCAAGGACATCATCGACTTCTACTCCCAGGACGCCTGA